The following nucleotide sequence is from Oleomonas cavernae.
CTGAAAGTCCACGGTCCCTGAGCCGGGCGCCAACGCTGAACGCGGCGCCCGGCTCAGGGACCAAGGATCAATAGTGATTCACCGACCTGTCGGCGTCCGCGATTCCAGACCTGAATCACGGAGCAGCGATGTCCATCAGCATAATGCGTAATGACTGGCAGCCCATGCCGGTCCCAAGCACGGTCCGCGCCTTCGCCATCGGCGATGTCCATGGCCTCTCGCGCGCCCTGCGCAGCGCCTTCCTCGAAGTCGCGCGTCGCGCGGCGGACGGCGGTCCCGATCACCTGGTCATGCTGGGCGACTATATCGACCGCGGGCCTCACAGCCGTGGCGTCATGGCCCAGGTCATCGCTGGGATAGCCGGGGTGAAGATCACGGCGCTCGCGGGCAATCACGAAGGCGTGATGGCCGCCGCCTGCGACAGCGGCGATCCACGCGATATGCACCTCTGGCTCGCCAACGGCGGCAGCTCGGTCATGAATGAGCTCGGCCTGCCGCTGACGGCCACCGCCCGGGAAGCCTGGGCCGCGTTCAGCGAGCCGGAGCGGCGTTTCATCGATACCCTCGGGCATCACCACCTGGAAGACGGCCTGCTTTTCATTCACGCCGGGCTCAATCCCTTTGTCCCGCTCACCCAATCGCTGGCCTGGCCCTGGCGCCAGATTCCGCGCAATCACCATGACGAACGTAACTCGCCATTTTGGGTGCGTGACCCGTTTCTCTTCGCCGAGGCCAACCCGGACGGCCTGTTCGTGATTCACGGACATACGCCGGAATGGGACGACGCGCCGGCGCTGACGCCCCATCGCCTCGGCCTTGACTTGGGCTCGGCCTTTACCGGTCGAATTGGCCTGGCCGAGATCGACGGCGACCGCGTGCGGCTGACGGTGATTCACGACAGCGACCAGCCGGCACGCTGGCGCAGCGCCGCTCGCGCCGGCTGATTCACTGTCACCATTCCACATTTTTTCTCAACACACAGCGAGGGCGCTGCCGGCGCGCGCTTTCGCTTGCCCGAAAGGCTTATAGCATGTCGAAGAACCTGTTCCCCACCAGCCTCTACAACGACCCGGAGTTTATCATAACTTTAAAGGGTTACATCGAAGCCCTGCTACCCTTCAACGGCCCACCGATAAGGCTGGGCCGAGAGGATTATACGGTCCAAGCACTCCGCTGGCATCCCCGCGGCAGCGAGGTGATCCCCGCCGACCGGTTCCAATTGCTGCATGAGGTCGGATGCGTCATCGGCCATGAGGCTGCCATTTCCAACGGTGCCGTCAGGGACCGCTTCAGGA
It contains:
- a CDS encoding metallophosphoesterase is translated as MSISIMRNDWQPMPVPSTVRAFAIGDVHGLSRALRSAFLEVARRAADGGPDHLVMLGDYIDRGPHSRGVMAQVIAGIAGVKITALAGNHEGVMAAACDSGDPRDMHLWLANGGSSVMNELGLPLTATAREAWAAFSEPERRFIDTLGHHHLEDGLLFIHAGLNPFVPLTQSLAWPWRQIPRNHHDERNSPFWVRDPFLFAEANPDGLFVIHGHTPEWDDAPALTPHRLGLDLGSAFTGRIGLAEIDGDRVRLTVIHDSDQPARWRSAARAG